A window of Vigna unguiculata cultivar IT97K-499-35 chromosome 4, ASM411807v1, whole genome shotgun sequence contains these coding sequences:
- the LOC114181640 gene encoding receptor-like protein EIX2, which yields MFSSRLHQLCVVTFLCIFLYHGSLHAEMCVETEKQALLKLKEGFIHGMELLSSWNGDDCCKWKGVSCNNLTGHVTSLHLKFSNFTAVEDLNYLVDEMPEMEFFTRSTNLAGKIDSSICELQHLTFLDLSHNYLRGEIPECIGSLGQLKQLKLAWNDLNSLPYALSNLSNLEYLDLSKNDFVESDLDWLSHLSTLRYLDLSKNNLVAVIDWTSSISKIPFLSELHLDDCGLPQVNPESISHINSSTSLQILSLSRNHFDYSIMSWVLNVSKVLTILDLSHNELDGGIIKSFNTLCHLKKLYLGHNKLSDKLSDYLPELCSAKDLEVLNLDHNPFRNGSFPDFSLFSSLERLSLQSTSIVGPLSFAHLPCLKALDLSSNNLNGSLPVFEVTKFASLHFLDLSHNKLSGRLPYSIGQLSNLWFLSISSNELNGGISEQHVFNLSGLKIFDVSKNSLSFNLNPDWVPPFQLVALYATSCNLGPQFPKWLKQQRKLQVLQISNTYIMDSFPEWFGDISSSLLYINVSHNKLSGILPKSLSGVKTGLISTWDFSFNNLYGTLPPFPPKVFELFLSNNMFSGFESSFCETFPVSVTYLDLSSNALTGPLPNCWQNFQNLEVLNLANNSLSGGVPESFGNLRSILSMHLNNNNFSGDIPSLALCKGSLRFIDFGDNNLEGTLQTWLEFEHLIVLRLRGNKIQGSIPQSLCNMLSLKVLDLSSNNITGKIPQCIGLISAMSDMEFRGEIIFYRTSAPLIFHDSGIGFFEDEISLTWKGGNYEMGKILGYFIAIDISNNNLVGEIPESITSLVGLISLNLSRNNLTGFIPDNIGHLKNLESLDLSRNHLHGRMPTSFSNLNFLNYMNLSFNNLSGMIPLSTQLQSFLASSYAGNMLCGSPLQNQCLDVRPRVQNNKDQLLSFVFYLSPALGFCVGFWSVCGTLIVKSSWRRAYFQLFINIIDWMYVTVVVFIARMKRRF from the coding sequence ATGTTTAGCAGCAGACTCCATCAGCTTTGTGTGGTCACCTTTTTATGCATCTTTTTATATCATGGAAGTTTGCATGCAGAGATGTGTGTGGAGACAGAGAAGCAAGCTCTTCTCAAGTTAAAGGAAGGTTTTATTCATGGAATGGAACTTCTATCTTCCTGGAACGGTGATGATTGTTGCAAGTGGAAAGGAGTTTCATGTAATAATTTAACAGGTCATGTAACCTCACTTCatctcaaattttcaaattttacagCAGTTGAAGATTTAAACTATCTTGTAGACGAAATGCCAGAGATGGAATTTTTCACTCGCTCTACAAATTTGGCAGGTAAGATAGATTCTTCAATATGTGAGCTGCAACATCTCACTTTCTTAGATCTCAGTCATAATTACTTACGGGGAGAAATCCCAGAATGCATTGGTTCACTTGGTCAATTGAAACAGTTAAAACTTGCATGGAATGATCTTAATTCCCTTCCTTATGCTCTGTCAAATCTTTCCAATTTGGAATATCTTGACCTTAGCAAAAATGATTTTGTTGAAAGTGACCTCGATTGGCTTTCTCACCTTTCAACTTTGAGATACCTTGATCTTTCCAAAAACAATCTTGTTGCAGTTATTGACTGGACATCATCAATAAGTAAAATCCCTTTTCTATCTGAACTCCATTTAGATGATTGTGGACTCCCTCAAGTCAATCCTGAATCAATCTCCCACATCAATTCTTCAACTTCACTCCAAATCCTCAGTCTATCAAGAAATCACTTTGACTATTCAATTATGTCATGGGTGTTGAATGTTAGCAAAGTCCTCACAATTCTTGATCTCTCACATAATGAACTTGATGGTGGCATAATAAAGTCCTTTAACACTTTGTGTCACCTTAAGAAGTTGTACTTGGGTCACAATAAATTATCTGATAAACTCAGTGATTATTTACCAGAATTGTGTTCTGCAAAGGATTTAGAGGTGTTGAATCTCGACCACAACCCATTTCGTAATGGGTCGTTTCCTgatttttcattgttttcatCCTTGGAGAGACTATCACTTCAAAGTACTAGTATTGTTGGGCCATTATCATTTGCTCACTTGCCTTGTCTTAAAGCTCTGGATCTTAGTTCAAACAATTTGAATGGATCATTGCCTGTATTCGAGGTCACTAAATTTGCCTCATTGCACTTTTTGGATCTTTCACACAACAAATTGAGTGGGAGACTTCCATATAGTATTGGACAACTTTCTAATCTCTGGTTTTTGTCCATCTCTTCAAATGAGTTGAATGGGGGTATTAGTGAGCAACATGTATTCAACCTATCTGGATTGAAGATATTTGATGTGAGTAAAAATTCTCTTTCATTTAACTTGAATCCAGATTGGGTTCCACCTTTCCAATTGGTAGCATTATATGCAACATCGTGCAATTTGGGGCCTCAATTTCCAAAGTGGCTTAAACAGCAAAGGAAACTTCAGGTGCTGCAAATCTCTAATACCTACATTATGGATTCATTTCCTGAATGGTTTGGGGACATATCATCAAGTTTGTTATACATAAATGTTTCTCATAATAAACTTAGTGGAATCTTACCAAAATCATTATCAGGTGTTAAAACAGGACTTATTAGTACATGGGATTTTAGTTTCAACAATTTGTATGGCACATTGCCTCCATTTCCTCCAAAAGTATTTGAACTCTTTCTTTCAAATAATATGTTCTCAGGGTTTGAATCTTCCTTTTGTGAAACATTTCCAGTGTCTGTTACATACCTTGACCTATCTAGTAACGCACTCACAGGCCCCCTCCCAAATTGTTGGCAGAACtttcaaaatttggaagttCTAAATTTGGCAAATAACAGTTTATCAGGGGGAGTGCCAGAGTCATTTGGCAATTTACGAAGTATTTTGTCAATGCATCTAAATAACAATAACTTCTCTGGTGATATACCATCTCTGGCTCTTTGTAAAGGAAGCTTAAGATTCATTGATTTTGGGGATAATAATCTTGAAGGAACATTACAAACATGGTTAGAGTTTGAGCATTTGATTGTATTGCGTCTACGAGGTAACAAGATCCAAGGAAGCATACCCCAAAGTCTATGTAATATGTTATCTCTTAAAGTATTGGATCTCTCATCAAACAACATTACAGGGAAAATACCACAATGCATTGGTCTCATAAGTGCGATGTCAGATATGGAATTTCGAGGAGAAATAATTTTCTATAGAACCTCTGCACCTTTAATATTTCATGACAGTGGAATTGGATTTTTTGAAGATGAAATATCTTTGACATGGAAAGGAGGAAACTACGAAATGGGGAAAATTCTTGGATATTTTATAGCCATTGATATTTCTAACAACAACTTAGTCGGAGAGATACCGGAAAGCATAACATCATTGGTGGGTTTAATAAGCTTAAATCTTTCAAGAAATAATCTTACAGGATTCATCCCCGACAACATTGGTCATTTGAAAAACTTGGAATCACTTGACTTGTCAAGAAACCATCTTCATGGTAGAATGCCAACAAgcttttcaaatttgaattttctcaATTACATGAACTTGTCTTTCAACAACTTATCAGGAATGATTCCACTAAGCACCCAACTACAAAGCTTTCTTGCCTCTTCTTATGCTGGGAACATGCTTTGTGGCTCACCACTCCAAAACCAATGCCTAGATGTGAGACCAAGAGTTCAAAACAATAAAGATCAACTCTTAAGCTTTGTGTTTTATCTCAGCCCAGCGTTGGGATTTTGTGTTGGCTTTTGGAGTGTTTGTGGAACTTTAATCGTAAAAAGTTCTTGGAGACGTGCATATTTTCAGCTGTTCATCAACATAATCGATTGGATGTATGTCACGGTTGTTGTCTTTATAGCTAGAATGAAAAGAAGATTCTGA